The following proteins come from a genomic window of Trifolium pratense cultivar HEN17-A07 linkage group LG4, ARS_RC_1.1, whole genome shotgun sequence:
- the LOC123924712 gene encoding uncharacterized protein LOC123924712 isoform X2, which translates to MASEQPQKTIPLRIFVDRENNKVVVVESTKDFVDTLFSFLSLPLATIIRLLTTNNEQQQQQSNNDEESSPSSSSFLGNIKNLYESVQNLTPNDVWNPVCKQMLLNPKNPCESLCTKLFLNIDDTDMSSKFFVCDSCNKFTTFQNLDCTCGKPINRQPKNLDSEGQGSGGSVHASNGVFVKENGSLFLVFDDLKIVPSSMVTSMQLLTELGYSDLTQLEEVTHNIGKQEILNLLKYALTTHEPLTNTILKSSSKNKDNPPNQFASAVRVKACTSDIKMDVKLVRSKSQKKIIFAEASENFVDFMFSFLTIPLGSIVKVLDGNSFVGCVDNLYKSVENLDSSWCTDSRSVLLNPGVAPQFGCPNQPLNIPHVQPPLTTYYYGTGTPKQEYNYNYGYHTVEVPIQGGVISKTNALIYNAKGLIEMDPRSHNKSKKDVVGFVKRPALYGVGDDLKVKSLSAGSCLSYVKELSLPLDDLEVNVITIGEAEALSLLAASLTSESTLTSGLEDFFNVPKQDLNLTSKYTETSRLDKLAKKPKLED; encoded by the exons ATGGCTTCTGAACAACCACAAAAAACGATTCCTCTCAGAATCTTTGTTGACAGAGAAAACAACAAAGTTGTCGTTGTAGAATCAACAAAAGACTTTGTTGACACTCTCTTCAGCTTCCTATCTCTTCCACTTGCCACCATCATTCGCTTATTAACCACCAAcaatgaacaacaacaacaacaatccaACAATGATGAAgaatcatcaccatcatcatcatcatttcttGGAAACATCAAGAATCTCTACGAAAGCGTACAAAACCTCACCCCAAATGATGTTTGGAACCCTGTATGCAAACAAATGCTATTGAATCCCAAGAATCCATGTGAATCACTATGCACGAAGCTGTTCTTGAATATTGATGACACTGACATGTCAAGTAAGTTTTTTGTGTGTGATTCTTGTAACAAGTTTACAACTTTTCAGAATCTTGATTGTACTTGTGGAAAACCCATTAATAGACAGCCTAAGAATTTGGATTCTGAGGGTCAAGGGAGTGGTGGTAGTGTGCATGCCTCAAATGGGgtttttgtgaaagaaaatgGATCATTGTTTTTGGtgtttgatgatttgaagaTTGTGCCTAGTTCTATGGTGACTTCCATGCAGTTGTTGACGGAATTGGGGTATTCTGATTTGACTCAACTAGAGGAAGTCACACACAACATTGGAAAACAAGAG ATATTGAACCTCCTCAAGTATGCCTTAACCACTCATGAGCCTCTGACAAATACAATTTTGAAAAGTAGCTCCAAGAACAAAGACAACCCACCAAACCAGTTTGCATCAGCAGTCAGAGTAAAAGCTTGCACCAGTGACATTAAAATGGATGTTAAGCTAGTACGAAGTAAATCTCAGAAAAAGATAATCTTTGCAGAAGCCAGTGAAAATTTTGTCGACTTCATGTTTAGCTTCCTTACAATACCATTAGGGTCCATTGTAAAGGTTTTGGATGGTAACTCTTTTGTTGGATGTGTTGATAATTTGTACAAGAGTGTAGAGAACTTGGACTCTTCATGGTGCACGGACTCGCGCTCCGTGTTGCTCAATCCTGGTGTCGCACCACAGTTTGGTTGTCCAAACCAGCCCCTCAACATTCCTCATGTACAACCACCACTCACTACATATTATTATGGTACAGGAACACCAAAGCAAGAGTACAATTATAATTATGGTTATCATACGGTAGAAGTACCGATCCAGGGAGGAGTGATTTCAAAGACAAATGCATTAATTTATAACGCAAAAGGCTTGATTGAAATGGACCCAAGATCCCACAACAAATCGAAAAAGGATGTGGTGGGATTTGTGAAGAGACCAGCATTATATGGTGTAGGAGATGATCTAAAAGTAAAATCACTTTCTGCTGGTTCTTGCCTTTCATATGTGAAAGAATTAAGTCTTCCCCTTGATGATCTTGAAGTGAATGTGATAACCATTGGCGAAGCTGAG GCTTTGAGCCTCCTTGCAGCTTCCTTGACATCAGAATCTACATTGACCAGTGGACTAGAAGACTTTTTTAATGTTCCAAAACAAGATTTAAATTTGACCTCAAAGTATACTGAAACTAGTAGGCTTGATAAGCTTGCAAAGAAGCCTAAACTAGAAGACTGA
- the LOC123924712 gene encoding uncharacterized protein LOC123924712 isoform X1, translated as MASEQPQKTIPLRIFVDRENNKVVVVESTKDFVDTLFSFLSLPLATIIRLLTTNNEQQQQQSNNDEESSPSSSSFLGNIKNLYESVQNLTPNDVWNPVCKQMLLNPKNPCESLCTKLFLNIDDTDMSSKFFVCDSCNKFTTFQNLDCTCGKPINRQPKNLDSEGQGSGGSVHASNGVFVKENGSLFLVFDDLKIVPSSMVTSMQLLTELGYSDLTQLEEVTHNIGKQEILNLLKYTLTSHEPLTNTILKSSSKNKDKSPNQFASAVRVKACTSDIKMDVKLVRSKSQKKIIFAEASENFVDFMFSFLTIPLGSVVKVLDGNSFVGCVDNLYKSVENLDSSRCTDSRSVLLNPGVAPQFGCPNQPLNIPHVQTPATTYYYGTGTLKEERDNCYSSVYYNTIVVPVVEGVISKTTGSVSNAKALTAMDPRSPNKSIKDVMGFVKRPALYGVGDDLQVKSLSANSCLAYLKEFSFPLDDLEVKAISIGEAEALSILAASLTSKSTLTSGLEDFFNVPKQDSKLTSKYIQTSRLDELAKEPKPEN; from the exons ATGGCTTCTGAACAACCACAAAAAACGATTCCTCTCAGAATCTTTGTTGACAGAGAAAACAACAAAGTTGTCGTTGTAGAATCAACAAAAGACTTTGTTGACACTCTCTTCAGCTTCCTATCTCTTCCACTTGCCACCATCATTCGCTTATTAACCACCAAcaatgaacaacaacaacaacaatccaACAATGATGAAgaatcatcaccatcatcatcatcatttcttGGAAACATCAAGAATCTCTACGAAAGCGTACAAAACCTCACCCCAAATGATGTTTGGAACCCTGTATGCAAACAAATGCTATTGAATCCCAAGAATCCATGTGAATCACTATGCACGAAGCTGTTCTTGAATATTGATGACACTGACATGTCAAGTAAGTTTTTTGTGTGTGATTCTTGTAACAAGTTTACAACTTTTCAGAATCTTGATTGTACTTGTGGAAAACCCATTAATAGACAGCCTAAGAATTTGGATTCTGAGGGTCAAGGGAGTGGTGGTAGTGTGCATGCCTCAAATGGGgtttttgtgaaagaaaatgGATCATTGTTTTTGGtgtttgatgatttgaagaTTGTGCCTAGTTCTATGGTGACTTCCATGCAGTTGTTGACGGAATTGGGGTATTCTGATTTGACTCAACTAGAGGAAGTCACACACAACATTGGAAAACAAGAG ATACTGAACCTACTCAAGTACACCTTAACCTCTCACGAGCCTCTGACAAATACAATTTTGAAAAGTAGCTCTAAGAACAAAGACAAGTCACCAAACCAGTTTGCATCAGCGGTCAGAGTAAAAGCTTGCACCAGTGACATTAAAATGGATGTTAAGCTAGTACGAAGTAAATCTCAGAAAAAGATAATCTTTGCAGAAGCCAGTGAAAACTTTGTTGACTTCATGTTTAGCTTCCTTACGATACCATTAGGGTCCGTTGTAAAGGTTTTGGATGGTAACTCTTTTGTTGGATGTGTTGATAATTTGTACAAGAGTGTAGAGAACTTGGACTCTTCACGGTGTACGGACTCGCGCTCTGTGTTACTCAATCCTGGTGTTGCACCACAGTTTGGTTGTCCAAACCAGCCCCTCAACATTCCTCATGTACAGACACCCGCCACTACATATTATTATGGTACAGGAACACTAAAGGAAGAGAGAGATAATTGTTATAGTAGTGTTTATTATAATACAATAGTAGTACCGGTGGTGGAAGGGGTGATTTCTAAGACAACCGGATCAGTTTCCAATGCAAAAGCCTTGACTGCAATGGATCCAAGATCCCCCAACAAGTCGATAAAAGATGTGATGGGATTTGTGAAGAGACCCGCATTATATGGTGTAGGAGACGATCTACAAGTAAAATCACTTTCTGCTAATTCTTGCCTTGCATATTTAAAAGAATTCAGCTTTCCCCTTGATGATCTTGAAGTGAAGGCGATAAGCATTGGTGAAGCCGAG GCTTTGAGCATCCTTGCAGCTTCCTTGACATCAAAATCTACACTGACTAGTGGACTAGAAGACTTTTTTAATGTGCCCAAACAAGATTCAAAACTGACCTCAAAGTATATTCAAACTAGTAGGCTTGATGAGCTTGCAAAGGAACCTAAACCAGAAAACTGA
- the LOC123924302 gene encoding F-box/kelch-repeat protein At3g23880-like — MDVSRFQSRRRPTNALSSTTILPNDLITKAFSCLPVKSLMRLRCMSKFYNSLISTPFFIKMHLRHSSRNPHLAIASKQIFPCLRFIVPISKILENNLINFPFCLPYQLSVNEQCWLVGSCNGVLCFVYYSTITHNSYQYSWLKFYNPATKVESKELAYFEDHFNDSYFFTRYTFGYDILTDMYKVVAFHLIGDGKTEFKTVVRVFTLGDHFWRIIESFLVGPLSLNLPSERSGVYFNGYVYWLALKNCVRVNMAFESNGITIDQFVIMSLDLSTETHMELLPPQGFHEVPDLEPTICVLKDSLCFCHDFKQTHFVIWKMEKFGVVVSWTQLAKISYDDQNLLSIFSWLPLHISEDNNTLILANMQAHSAMIYNLEENSVEMLSNEPLWAFSKDHVESLVSIC; from the coding sequence ATGGATGTCTCTCGATTTCAGTCTCGCCGTCGTCCAACCAACGCGTTGTCTTCCACAACAATCCTTCCCAATGATCTCATCACAAAAGCGTTTTCATGCCTTCCCGTGAAATCTCTTATGCGTCTGAGGTGCATGAGTAAGTTCTATAACTCCCTTATATCCACTCCGTTCTTCATCAAAATGCACCTTCGTCACTCTTCTCGAAACCCTCACCTAGCAATAGCCTCAAAACAAATCTTCCCCTGTTTACGTTTCATCGTCCCTATAAGCAAGATACTCGAGAACAATCTAATCAACTTTCCCTTTTGCCTTCCATATCAATTGTCTGTCAATGAGCAATGTTGGTTAGTTGGTTCTTGTAATGGAGtgctttgttttgtttattattcTACTATCACCCATAATTCTTATCAATATAGTTGGCTCAAATTCTATAACCCGGCCACAAAGGTAGAATCTAAAGAATTAGCGTATTTTGAAGATCATTTCAATGATAGTTATTTCTTCACTAGGTATACTTTTGGTTATGATATCCTAACCGACATGTATAAAGTGGTGGCGTTCCATTTGATTGGTGATGGTAAAACTGAATTTAAAACAGTTGTTAGAGTTTTTACTTTGGGCGATCATTTTTGGAGAATCATTGAAAGTTTCCTTGTTGGTCCTCTTAGCTTAAATCTTCCAAGCGAAAGAAGTGGTGTTTATTTTAATGGTTATGTTTATTGGTTGGCACTTAAGAATTGTGTCCGGGTTAATATGGCTTTTGAGAGCAATGGTATTACTATTGACCAGTTTGTGATTATGTCACTCGATTTGAGTACTGAGACACACATGGAGTTATTGCCCCCTCAGGGTTTTCATGAAGTTCCAGATTTGGAGCCAACTATCTGTGTATTGAAGGACTCTCTTTGTTTTTGTCATGATTTCAAGCAAACTCATTTTGTTATATGGAAGATGGAGAAATTTGGAGTTGTAGTGTCTTGGACTCAACTTGCTAAAATTAGTTATGATGATCAGAATCTTCTATCCATATTCTCATGGTTGCCATTGCACATTTCTGAGGATAATAATACACTGATACTTGCAAACATGCAAGCACATTCAGCTATGATCTATAATTTGGAAGAAAATAGCGTAGAGATGCTTAGCAATGAACCATTGTGGGCGTTTAGTAAGGACCATGTTGAAAGCTTGGTTTCAATTTGTTGA